In a single window of the Saccharothrix australiensis genome:
- a CDS encoding ABC transporter ATP-binding protein — MTPPRYEAAATPPVDGYAPPPPGAPAARPGAGFPVAPPGAGAPAAPLRDGAAAPLRDGAAATPLIRLSGITKTLKGQEQPRTILAGVDLTVHSGDSVAILGRSGSGKSTLLSVIGLFDRPDDGQYLLGERDITRIAERKAAALRSAEFGFVFQRFFLLKHLTAAQNVAMALVNGQGWLPRRKRRAKVLAALDRVGIAHLAKHKPPRLSGGEQQRVAIARALVREPRVLLADEPTGALDTDTGNLVVEALLSTTAQGCGLVLVTHDRDHAAKMGRVLRLSDGLLAPAGERVVA; from the coding sequence ATGACGCCGCCCCGCTACGAGGCCGCGGCGACGCCACCGGTGGACGGGTACGCGCCGCCGCCACCCGGCGCACCGGCGGCGCGGCCCGGAGCCGGGTTCCCGGTGGCGCCGCCCGGAGCGGGCGCACCCGCCGCGCCGCTCCGCGACGGTGCCGCGGCGCCGCTCCGCGACGGTGCCGCGGCGACGCCGCTGATCCGGCTCTCCGGCATCACGAAGACCCTCAAGGGCCAGGAACAGCCGCGCACCATCCTGGCCGGCGTGGACCTGACCGTCCACAGCGGAGACAGCGTCGCCATCCTGGGCCGCTCGGGTTCGGGCAAGAGCACCCTGCTCAGCGTCATCGGCCTGTTCGACCGTCCCGACGACGGGCAGTACCTGTTGGGCGAGCGGGACATCACGCGCATCGCCGAGCGCAAGGCCGCCGCGCTGCGCAGCGCCGAGTTCGGCTTCGTGTTCCAGCGCTTCTTCCTCCTCAAGCACCTCACCGCCGCGCAGAACGTGGCGATGGCGCTGGTCAACGGCCAGGGCTGGCTGCCGCGCCGCAAGCGCCGGGCGAAGGTGCTCGCCGCGCTGGACCGGGTCGGCATCGCGCACCTGGCCAAGCACAAGCCGCCCCGGCTGTCCGGCGGCGAGCAGCAGCGGGTCGCGATCGCGCGGGCGCTGGTGCGCGAACCCAGGGTGCTGCTGGCCGACGAGCCGACCGGCGCGCTGGACACGGACACCGGGAACCTGGTGGTGGAGGCGTTGTTGTCGACGACCGCGCAGGGGTGCGGACTCGTGCTGGTCACCCACGACCGCGACCACGCGGCGAAGATGGGCCGGGTGCTGCGGCTGTCGGACGGCCTGCTCGCCCCGGCCGGCGAGCGGGTGGTCGCGTGA
- a CDS encoding ABC transporter permease: MIRLSGRLRSSLIIGGQGIRARKLRTFLSMISLFLGVLAVVVVQAGEEIANRALLADIEMSQGKDGTRQMYLDPKGDTVSTALEVLAGRSDAVAMTSVRAIIGEPGVKPVNEGGGPVDQPGGGRNYTCDDTGCRELPGDDSPSGQAVELQLVGLSGDVRAFRPFRVESGRWLEFDGAPSLAPRLVLNKKAAEAFARYRVPAEMRLDGAAVNATPRFLGVVEDGGYSPAAYVWTEELENWLPAGGSGASSDRGGPGLQVMMAPTAHEVEHTLRARLVAAGTPEERIHVNTVNSLERRSNELRLIGLIFLGMAALVLLIGVAGILNVGLATVGERVEEFALRRAVGTPRLLLAGIVLAETLLTGLLTAAAAIGVSVVGLRLAATVFGSRFPALQEVAFPWQAGVAGVVAGLVAGVLGGLVPALRAARIPIATVMRA, encoded by the coding sequence GTGATCCGGCTGTCCGGGCGGCTGCGCTCGTCGCTGATCATCGGCGGCCAGGGCATCCGGGCGCGCAAGCTGCGCACGTTCCTGTCCATGATCAGCCTGTTCCTGGGCGTGCTCGCGGTGGTCGTGGTGCAGGCGGGCGAGGAGATCGCGAACCGCGCGCTGCTCGCGGACATCGAGATGTCGCAGGGCAAGGACGGCACCCGCCAGATGTACCTGGACCCGAAGGGCGACACCGTCTCCACCGCGTTGGAGGTGCTCGCGGGCCGCTCCGACGCGGTGGCGATGACCAGCGTGCGGGCCATCATCGGCGAGCCCGGCGTCAAGCCGGTCAACGAGGGCGGCGGCCCCGTCGACCAGCCCGGCGGCGGGCGGAACTACACCTGCGACGACACGGGCTGCCGCGAGCTGCCCGGTGACGACTCGCCGTCCGGGCAGGCCGTGGAGCTGCAACTGGTCGGCCTCAGCGGCGACGTGCGGGCGTTCCGGCCGTTCCGCGTGGAGTCGGGGCGGTGGCTGGAGTTCGACGGCGCGCCGTCGCTCGCGCCCCGGCTGGTGCTGAACAAGAAGGCGGCGGAGGCGTTCGCGCGCTACCGGGTGCCCGCCGAGATGCGGCTGGACGGCGCGGCGGTCAACGCCACGCCGCGGTTCCTCGGGGTCGTGGAGGACGGCGGCTACTCGCCCGCCGCCTACGTGTGGACCGAGGAACTGGAGAACTGGCTGCCCGCCGGCGGGAGCGGCGCGAGCAGCGATCGGGGCGGTCCGGGGCTCCAGGTCATGATGGCCCCGACGGCCCACGAGGTCGAGCACACGCTGCGCGCGCGGTTGGTCGCGGCCGGCACGCCCGAGGAGCGCATCCACGTCAACACGGTCAACTCCCTGGAGCGCAGGTCGAACGAGCTGCGGCTGATCGGGCTGATCTTCCTGGGCATGGCGGCGCTGGTGCTGCTGATCGGCGTCGCGGGCATCCTCAACGTCGGGCTCGCCACGGTGGGCGAGCGGGTCGAGGAGTTCGCGCTGCGCCGGGCCGTCGGCACGCCGCGCCTGCTGCTGGCGGGCATCGTGCTGGCGGAGACGCTGCTGACCGGGTTGCTGACGGCGGCGGCGGCCATCGGCGTGAGCGTGGTCGGGCTGCGCCTGGCGGCGACGGTGTTCGGCTCGCGGTTCCCGGCGCTACAGGAAGTCGCCTTCCCGTGGCAGGCGGGGGTCGCCGGGGTCGTGGCCGGCCTGGTGGCCGGTGTGCTGGGCGGCCTGGTGCCGGCACTGCGGGCGGCCCGCATCCCGATCGCGACCGTCATGCGGGCGTGA
- the sigJ gene encoding RNA polymerase sigma factor SigJ: MADTRTFVAHRELLFSIAYNILGTVADTEDVLQETWLSWAPRDESTIENPRAYLVRVAVNHALARREAVNRRKETYVGQWLPEPVVDTEPTDPSMALLVVLETLSPAERAVFVLHEVFGYALAEIADVLGRTPAAVRQLAHRAREHVHARRPRYRVDPRTQREVTERFVAAALGGDLAALLRVLAPDVTLRTDGGGKGPATSPLPVHGREDVARLLVAVSRGVPPDADLRFRRVNGDPAVVLLAGGHPLAVLVLDVSPEGVAGVYSVTNPDKLARLR; encoded by the coding sequence ATGGCCGACACCCGGACCTTCGTCGCGCACCGCGAGCTGCTGTTCTCGATCGCCTACAACATCCTCGGCACCGTCGCCGACACCGAGGACGTCCTCCAGGAGACGTGGCTGTCCTGGGCGCCGCGCGACGAGTCGACCATCGAGAACCCCCGCGCCTACCTCGTGCGCGTCGCGGTCAACCACGCGCTGGCCCGCCGCGAGGCGGTCAACCGGCGCAAGGAGACCTACGTCGGCCAGTGGCTGCCCGAGCCGGTGGTCGACACCGAGCCAACCGACCCGTCGATGGCGCTGCTGGTGGTGCTGGAAACGCTCTCACCGGCGGAGCGGGCGGTGTTCGTGCTGCACGAGGTGTTCGGCTACGCGCTCGCCGAGATCGCCGACGTGCTGGGCCGCACCCCGGCCGCCGTGCGGCAGCTCGCGCACCGCGCCCGCGAGCACGTCCACGCCCGCCGCCCGCGCTACCGGGTCGACCCGCGGACGCAGCGCGAGGTCACGGAGCGGTTCGTCGCCGCCGCGCTCGGCGGCGACCTGGCGGCGCTGCTGCGGGTCCTCGCGCCGGACGTGACGCTGCGGACGGACGGCGGCGGCAAGGGCCCCGCGACCAGCCCGCTCCCCGTGCACGGCCGCGAGGACGTCGCCCGCCTGCTGGTGGCCGTCTCGCGCGGTGTGCCGCCCGACGCCGACCTGCGGTTCCGCCGCGTCAACGGCGACCCGGCGGTGGTGCTGCTCGCGGGCGGCCACCCGCTCGCCGTCCTGGTGCTGGACGTGTCGCCCGAGGGCGTCGCGGGCGTCTACTCGGTCACCAACCCGGACAAGCTCGCCCGGCTCCGCTGA
- a CDS encoding amidohydrolase family protein, with amino-acid sequence MRTLIRGVRVFDGVTTAACADVVIDGDRIAVDPIVRAGAGGDATGPSGPGVGGPGGAAGGAVGGAGGAAGPDAADLRASCDVVVDGTGRTLLPGLVDAHTHVFDGSLARALEFGVTTELDMFCLPGNLARQRELAATHDGVADLRSAGVLATAPGGHPSQLMPALAESDAVGPFDTVAGVGDVRRFVEARVAEGVDYLKVVVDSGAVHGTSLPVLAPEVVAALVEVGHEHGLAVIAHAITAAEVGIALDAGVDGLAHVWCDATPDGLAERVAAQGVFVVGTLAYFEAITGGARTADHAVAGSLDGAMAATRALLRAGAPILAGTDATPFVPGHGDGMHRELELLVRAGLTARQALAAATSAPARHFGLTDRGRIASGLRADLVLVEGDPTRDITTTAAIVDVWRRGVRQVR; translated from the coding sequence ATGCGGACCCTGATCCGTGGTGTGCGGGTGTTCGACGGCGTCACGACGGCGGCGTGCGCGGACGTGGTGATCGACGGCGACCGGATCGCCGTCGACCCGATCGTCCGCGCCGGTGCCGGCGGTGACGCGACCGGTCCGAGCGGTCCCGGCGTCGGAGGTCCCGGTGGTGCGGCCGGTGGCGCGGTCGGCGGGGCCGGTGGCGCGGCCGGCCCCGACGCGGCCGACCTGCGCGCGTCGTGCGACGTGGTGGTCGACGGGACCGGGCGGACCCTGCTGCCGGGGCTGGTCGACGCGCACACCCACGTGTTCGACGGCAGCCTCGCGCGGGCGCTGGAGTTCGGGGTGACCACGGAGCTCGACATGTTCTGCCTGCCGGGCAACCTGGCCCGCCAGCGGGAGCTGGCCGCGACGCACGACGGCGTGGCGGACCTGCGCAGCGCGGGTGTGCTGGCGACCGCGCCGGGCGGCCACCCCAGCCAGCTCATGCCGGCGTTGGCGGAGTCCGACGCGGTCGGCCCGTTCGACACCGTCGCCGGCGTCGGCGACGTGCGGCGGTTCGTCGAGGCGCGGGTGGCGGAGGGCGTCGACTACCTGAAGGTCGTGGTCGACTCCGGGGCGGTGCACGGCACGTCGCTCCCGGTGCTCGCGCCGGAGGTGGTGGCCGCCCTGGTCGAGGTCGGCCACGAGCACGGGCTCGCGGTGATCGCCCACGCCATCACCGCGGCCGAGGTCGGCATCGCCCTGGACGCCGGGGTCGACGGCCTGGCGCACGTCTGGTGCGACGCCACCCCGGACGGCCTGGCGGAGCGCGTCGCGGCGCAGGGCGTGTTCGTGGTCGGCACGCTGGCCTACTTCGAGGCGATCACGGGCGGCGCGCGGACGGCCGACCACGCGGTGGCGGGCAGCCTGGACGGGGCGATGGCCGCCACGCGGGCCCTGCTGCGCGCCGGCGCGCCGATCCTGGCGGGCACCGACGCGACGCCGTTCGTGCCGGGGCACGGCGACGGGATGCACCGCGAGCTGGAGCTGCTGGTGCGGGCGGGCCTCACGGCGCGGCAGGCGCTGGCGGCGGCGACGAGCGCGCCCGCGCGGCACTTCGGCCTGACCGACCGCGGCCGGATCGCGTCCGGGCTGCGGGCGGACCTCGTGCTGGTCGAGGGCGACCCGACCCGCGACATCACGACCACCGCGGCGATCGTCGACGTCTGGCGGCGCGGCGTGCGCCAGGTGCGCTGA
- a CDS encoding pentapeptide repeat-containing protein — protein MAERGRGAPTPPTDTTVHDRDWAVNEITGGRYERTAFVDVDMADLLNQGSTSTGCVFRGVFSHVDLTDAWLHGADFTQADLPGIDPTTVTLTVARIEPAQAIALALGLRVG, from the coding sequence ATGGCCGAGCGCGGACGAGGCGCACCCACCCCGCCCACCGACACCACCGTGCACGACCGGGACTGGGCCGTGAACGAGATCACCGGCGGGCGCTACGAGCGGACGGCGTTCGTCGACGTCGACATGGCCGACCTCCTGAACCAGGGCTCGACGTCCACCGGGTGCGTGTTCCGGGGCGTCTTCTCGCACGTCGACCTGACCGACGCGTGGCTGCACGGCGCGGACTTCACGCAGGCCGACCTGCCCGGCATCGACCCGACCACCGTCACGCTGACCGTCGCCCGGATCGAGCCGGCACAGGCCATCGCCCTCGCCCTGGGCCTGCGCGTCGGCTGA
- a CDS encoding phosphotransferase enzyme family protein encodes MDGERFSGGTTTVVRIGRTVRRPVRDWSEAVQWLLGHLAAAQVRGVPRWHGVDEQGREVLDFLPGEVGAYPVPEQARRDSALVSAARLLRRVHDATADLPDKTGHRWWPPAVEPVEVVCHGDFAPYNCVFQRGETTGVFDFDAAHPGPRRWDLAHALYRFAPMSTVDSPPVAEQARRARLFLDAYGRSRGERQDVVDTLGPRLLALVDFMRARAADGDPDFARHLADGHADLYLRDVEHIERHAPTWAEVVVG; translated from the coding sequence ATGGACGGGGAGCGGTTCTCCGGCGGCACCACCACCGTGGTGCGGATCGGGCGCACCGTGCGGCGACCGGTGCGCGACTGGAGCGAGGCGGTGCAGTGGCTGCTGGGCCACCTCGCCGCCGCGCAGGTCCGCGGCGTCCCCCGCTGGCACGGCGTGGACGAGCAGGGCCGCGAGGTCCTGGACTTCCTCCCCGGCGAGGTCGGCGCGTACCCGGTGCCGGAACAGGCGCGGCGGGACAGCGCGCTGGTCAGCGCGGCGCGGCTGCTGCGCCGCGTGCACGACGCCACCGCCGACCTGCCGGACAAGACCGGGCACCGGTGGTGGCCGCCCGCCGTGGAACCGGTGGAGGTCGTGTGCCACGGCGATTTCGCGCCGTACAACTGCGTCTTCCAGCGGGGCGAGACGACCGGCGTGTTCGACTTCGACGCCGCCCACCCCGGACCGCGCCGCTGGGACCTCGCCCACGCCCTGTACCGGTTCGCCCCTATGTCCACAGTGGACTCACCACCGGTCGCCGAACAGGCCAGGCGCGCCCGGCTGTTCCTCGACGCCTACGGGCGCTCGCGCGGCGAACGGCAGGACGTGGTCGACACCCTCGGTCCCCGGCTGCTGGCCCTGGTCGACTTCATGCGCGCCCGCGCCGCCGACGGCGACCCGGACTTCGCCCGCCACCTCGCGGACGGCCACGCCGACCTGTACCTGCGCGACGTCGAGCACATCGAGCGCCACGCGCCGACCTGGGCGGAGGTCGTGGTGGGCTGA
- a CDS encoding SRPBCC family protein: protein MDIDRNAPVIARHSTTIDASLADVWALHTDVKGWPAWQPEITSAVLDGPFEPGAVFRWRTHGLAITSTVAEADGHRTVWGGPAHGIDGVHVWTFEGDSPVVVTTEESWDGEPVRADVAAMRAALDASLAAWLRHLKAAAERA from the coding sequence ATGGACATCGATCGCAACGCCCCGGTCATCGCCCGCCACAGCACCACGATCGACGCGTCGCTGGCCGACGTGTGGGCCCTCCACACGGACGTCAAGGGGTGGCCCGCGTGGCAGCCCGAGATCACGTCGGCGGTGCTGGACGGCCCCTTCGAGCCCGGCGCGGTGTTCCGGTGGCGGACCCACGGGCTGGCCATCACGTCGACCGTGGCGGAGGCCGACGGGCACCGCACGGTGTGGGGCGGTCCCGCGCACGGGATCGACGGCGTGCACGTGTGGACGTTCGAGGGTGACTCCCCGGTCGTCGTGACGACGGAGGAGTCGTGGGACGGCGAGCCCGTGCGGGCGGACGTGGCGGCCATGCGCGCGGCGCTGGACGCCTCGCTCGCGGCGTGGCTGCGCCACCTCAAGGCCGCCGCCGAACGCGCCTGA
- a CDS encoding carotenoid oxygenase family protein: MTKPYLEGHYTPVPDETTATGLTVRGTLPPELRGRYLRNGHNPKPGVTPSHWFKGSGMVHGLRLADGRAEWYRNRWVRTPALDGDTSHDLRASVAGTHVIEHGGRILALQEANLPYELTPELDTVGAFDFGGKLTTAMTAHPKEDPVTGDLHFFAYSPFPPHLVYYVSSPAGEINRVEVVDGAGPSLMHDFGITENHVVWLDLPVVFDKAEQSGIPYRWSDAYAPRIGVMPRVGAPRVTWFDVEPGALLHVANAYEDARGRVVVEGPRYDRAAWETSWKWWVGAPGHGPDPLTGAVSHRWTFDLTAGVVREEVLDGLTTEFPTVNEDLLGRPTRYTYAVAFPGGGHSGYSIVKYDTATGSRQLAPMGERRMPGEAVFVPAGDGEDEGYLLTVVSDLARDTSELLVLDATDVRRDPVAVVELPRRVPSGIHGSWIADTELV; this comes from the coding sequence ATGACCAAGCCCTACCTCGAAGGCCACTACACCCCCGTCCCGGACGAGACCACCGCGACCGGGCTGACCGTGCGCGGCACGCTGCCGCCCGAGCTGCGCGGCCGCTACCTGCGCAACGGCCACAACCCCAAGCCCGGCGTCACGCCCAGCCACTGGTTCAAGGGCAGCGGCATGGTGCACGGCCTGCGCCTGGCCGACGGCCGCGCCGAGTGGTACCGCAACCGGTGGGTGCGCACGCCCGCCCTGGACGGCGACACCTCGCACGACCTGCGGGCCAGCGTCGCCGGCACGCACGTGATCGAGCACGGCGGGCGCATCCTCGCGCTCCAGGAGGCGAACCTGCCCTACGAGCTGACACCGGAGCTGGACACCGTCGGCGCGTTCGACTTCGGCGGCAAGCTCACCACCGCCATGACCGCGCACCCCAAGGAGGACCCGGTCACCGGGGACCTGCACTTCTTCGCCTACTCGCCGTTCCCGCCGCACCTGGTCTACTACGTGTCCTCGCCCGCGGGCGAGATCAACCGCGTCGAGGTCGTGGACGGCGCGGGGCCGTCGCTGATGCACGACTTCGGGATCACCGAGAACCACGTGGTGTGGCTGGACCTCCCGGTGGTGTTCGACAAGGCGGAGCAGTCCGGCATCCCGTACCGCTGGAGCGACGCCTACGCGCCGCGCATCGGCGTGATGCCGCGCGTCGGGGCGCCGCGGGTGACGTGGTTCGACGTCGAGCCCGGCGCGCTGCTGCACGTCGCCAACGCCTACGAGGACGCGCGGGGCCGCGTCGTGGTGGAGGGCCCGCGCTACGACCGCGCGGCGTGGGAGACGTCGTGGAAGTGGTGGGTCGGCGCGCCCGGCCACGGCCCCGACCCGCTCACCGGCGCGGTCAGCCACCGCTGGACGTTCGACCTCACCGCGGGCGTGGTCCGGGAGGAAGTCCTGGACGGGCTCACGACCGAGTTCCCGACCGTCAACGAGGACCTGCTGGGCCGCCCGACCCGGTACACCTACGCGGTCGCGTTCCCCGGCGGCGGCCACTCCGGGTACTCGATCGTCAAGTACGACACCGCGACCGGGTCGCGGCAGCTCGCGCCGATGGGCGAGCGCCGGATGCCGGGCGAGGCGGTCTTCGTGCCCGCGGGCGACGGCGAGGACGAGGGCTACCTGCTGACCGTCGTGAGCGACCTCGCCCGCGACACGTCCGAACTGCTCGTGCTCGACGCGACCGACGTCCGGCGCGACCCCGTCGCGGTGGTGGAACTGCCCCGCCGCGTCCCCTCGGGCATCCACGGTTCGTGGATCGCCGACACGGAACTGGTGTGA
- a CDS encoding MFS transporter, giving the protein MPSTGKAFAVLATAQFLVVLNTSIVNVALPSIRAGLGLTDTGLSWVVNGYGLAFGALLLLGGQLTDALGARRVLVAGLAAFAVGSLAAGLAWTAPVLVTARAVQGVGAALLAPAALALVLRHHPTRLGAWGAVSGVGGAAGALLGGLLAGTLGWQAIFLITVPVATAALAAARALVPRDTPTGGRLDVTGALLVTGGLVALTAGLTASAPVPPLVAGAILLAAFVVRRRGQPLLRTLGATARANAAMAVLGAVWVGLFYFLPLYQQQVLGYPPLVAGLAQLPLAGATALGSALAPRLPRAALPIALAALAAGTAWFATGPVFPFDVLGPPVLAGAGLGVAFVHLTVDATRVPATDAGVAGGLVNTSRQVGGAIGLAALVASTTGFAAAFTATAALAAVAAVLTIEGAAR; this is encoded by the coding sequence GTGCCCAGCACCGGGAAAGCCTTCGCCGTCCTCGCGACGGCCCAGTTCCTGGTCGTCCTGAACACCTCGATCGTCAACGTCGCCCTGCCCTCGATCCGCGCCGGCCTGGGCCTGACCGACACCGGTCTGTCGTGGGTGGTCAACGGTTACGGCCTCGCGTTCGGCGCGCTGCTGCTGCTCGGCGGCCAACTGACCGACGCCCTGGGCGCGCGGCGCGTCCTGGTGGCCGGTCTCGCCGCGTTCGCCGTCGGCTCGCTGGCCGCCGGCCTCGCCTGGACCGCCCCGGTCCTCGTCACCGCGCGGGCCGTGCAGGGCGTCGGCGCGGCCCTGCTCGCGCCCGCCGCCCTCGCCCTCGTCCTGCGGCACCACCCGACCCGGCTCGGCGCCTGGGGCGCCGTCTCCGGCGTGGGCGGCGCGGCGGGCGCGCTGCTGGGCGGGCTGCTCGCCGGCACGCTCGGCTGGCAGGCGATCTTCCTGATCACCGTGCCCGTCGCGACCGCCGCGCTGGCCGCCGCCCGCGCGCTCGTCCCCCGCGACACCCCGACCGGCGGACGGCTGGACGTCACCGGCGCGCTGCTGGTGACCGGCGGCCTCGTCGCCCTCACGGCGGGCCTGACCGCGTCGGCGCCGGTGCCACCACTCGTGGCGGGCGCGATCCTGCTGGCGGCCTTCGTCGTGCGCCGGCGCGGGCAGCCGCTGCTGCGCACCCTCGGCGCGACCGCCCGCGCGAACGCGGCGATGGCCGTGCTCGGCGCGGTGTGGGTGGGCCTGTTCTACTTCCTCCCCCTCTACCAGCAGCAGGTGCTGGGCTACCCGCCGCTCGTCGCCGGGCTGGCCCAACTGCCGCTGGCCGGGGCCACCGCGCTCGGCTCGGCACTCGCGCCGCGCCTGCCGCGCGCCGCCCTGCCGATCGCCCTCGCCGCGCTGGCCGCCGGGACGGCGTGGTTCGCGACCGGCCCGGTGTTCCCGTTCGACGTCCTCGGCCCACCCGTGCTCGCCGGAGCCGGGCTCGGTGTCGCGTTCGTCCACCTCACCGTCGACGCCACCCGCGTGCCCGCGACGGACGCCGGCGTGGCGGGCGGCCTGGTCAACACCAGCCGCCAGGTCGGCGGCGCGATCGGGTTGGCCGCGCTGGTCGCGTCCACCACCGGTTTCGCCGCCGCGTTCACCGCGACGGCCGCGCTGGCCGCCGTCGCGGCCGTCCTCACCATCGAAGGAGCAGCACGATGA
- a CDS encoding TetR/AcrR family transcriptional regulator has translation MPSPERRLSTADERRETVLRTALGAFGTKGYYGTTTGEVAKAAGISQAYVYRLFPDKEALFVAVVERCFDRIRESLADGVAQARGSAPETVLHAMAEVYARLIAEENALLLVQMHAQCAAISEPAVREVLQRGYARTVEYVRGVSGATEAQVQEFFARGMLCHLVVAVDAADVDAPWARILSAGIRHY, from the coding sequence ATGCCGAGCCCCGAGCGCCGACTCTCCACCGCCGACGAACGCCGCGAGACCGTGCTGCGCACCGCGCTCGGCGCGTTCGGGACCAAGGGCTACTACGGCACCACCACCGGCGAGGTGGCCAAGGCCGCGGGCATCTCCCAGGCGTACGTCTACCGGCTGTTCCCCGACAAGGAGGCCCTGTTCGTGGCCGTCGTGGAGCGGTGCTTCGACCGCATCCGGGAGAGCCTGGCCGACGGCGTGGCGCAGGCGCGCGGCAGTGCGCCCGAGACCGTGCTGCACGCGATGGCCGAGGTCTACGCGCGGCTGATCGCCGAGGAGAACGCCCTGCTGCTGGTGCAGATGCACGCCCAGTGCGCGGCGATCTCGGAGCCCGCCGTGCGGGAGGTGCTGCAACGCGGGTACGCCCGGACCGTCGAGTACGTGCGCGGCGTGTCCGGCGCGACCGAGGCGCAGGTCCAGGAGTTCTTCGCGCGCGGCATGCTGTGCCACCTGGTGGTCGCGGTGGACGCGGCCGACGTGGACGCGCCCTGGGCCCGCATCCTCTCCGCGGGCATCCGCCACTACTGA
- a CDS encoding DUF4239 domain-containing protein, which yields MNIYATGLLWVGGATLIAAVLAYVIRRYGGQEGRAANNEAAGQVFTIVGGLNAVLVAFVLIALFDQVGKAGDSAYQEADGLVAATWAADALSREAGGEVRELSRAYATTVINDEWPGMAAGEDVVSDGWGQLDRIRQVVAAAPADDEWQVSRKTEAANQLWRVYQARQARLDAAGGSVSAVVWFVLVLGSVLTVGLSLLFGGPLVRTQVIIVATLAATITLLLYATYQLQNPYGGGAELGPDAFRSAVERFG from the coding sequence ATGAACATTTACGCCACAGGTCTGCTGTGGGTGGGCGGCGCGACCCTGATCGCCGCCGTGCTCGCGTACGTCATCCGCCGGTACGGCGGCCAGGAGGGGCGTGCGGCCAACAACGAGGCAGCGGGGCAGGTGTTCACGATCGTGGGCGGCCTCAACGCGGTCCTGGTGGCGTTCGTGCTGATCGCGCTGTTCGACCAGGTGGGCAAGGCGGGCGACTCGGCCTACCAGGAGGCGGACGGCCTGGTGGCGGCGACCTGGGCGGCCGACGCGCTGTCGCGGGAGGCGGGCGGCGAGGTGCGCGAGCTGTCCCGCGCCTACGCGACCACCGTGATCAACGACGAGTGGCCGGGCATGGCGGCGGGTGAGGACGTCGTGTCCGACGGCTGGGGGCAGCTCGACCGCATCCGCCAGGTGGTGGCCGCCGCGCCGGCCGACGACGAGTGGCAGGTCAGCCGCAAGACCGAGGCCGCGAACCAGCTCTGGCGGGTCTACCAGGCCCGGCAGGCGCGCCTCGACGCCGCCGGCGGCAGCGTCAGCGCGGTGGTGTGGTTCGTGCTGGTGCTCGGGTCGGTGCTGACGGTCGGCCTGTCCCTGCTGTTCGGCGGTCCGCTCGTGCGCACGCAGGTCATCATCGTCGCCACGCTGGCCGCGACGATCACCCTGCTGCTGTACGCGACCTACCAGTTGCAGAACCCGTACGGCGGCGGCGCGGAACTCGGGCCGGACGCCTTCCGATCGGCCGTCGAGCGGTTCGGATGA